From Cannabis sativa cultivar Pink pepper isolate KNU-18-1 chromosome 8, ASM2916894v1, whole genome shotgun sequence, a single genomic window includes:
- the LOC115701193 gene encoding agamous-like MADS-box protein AGL29 — MGKRSLEEGEEQQQQKKQKQQKKPSNMLVSFSKRRDGLFKKASELCVKCGAQIAIVILSPAGIPHAFGHTSVDEVLQHYLHQTTIIPRCLTDEHKHQNRRIEGLKYSRKQERKLESMDEESKVVMGLKHWIENEVEDDCKTSTDVEELEFLKQKYLVLLDQINQRILGYDSSTWSVESGKEVVTSSGCTPFSIEEVITSSSSNPFTTEEVITSSGNTPFSTEEEYFDFDFDTTSFEEEFGISLADLWS, encoded by the coding sequence ATGGGTAAGAGAAGTTTGGAAGAGGgagaagaacaacaacaacaaaaaaaacaaaaacaacaaaaaaaacccTCTAATATGCTTGTCAGTTTCTCTAAGAGACGAGATGGGCTTTTCAAGAAGGCGAGTGAGTTGTGCGTCAAGTGCGGCGCTCAAATCGCCATTGTCATCTTATCACCAGCGGGAATTCCTCATGCTTTCGGTCACACGTCAGTGGATGAAGTTCTCCAACACTACCTTCATCAAACTACAATCATTCCCCGTTGCCTCACTGATGAACACAAACACCAAAACCGGAGAATTGAAGGTCTCAAGTACAGCCGAAAGCAAGAGCGGAAACTAGAGAGTATGGATGAGGAAAGTAAGGTGGTGATGGGACTCAAGCATTGGATTGAGAATGAGGTTGAAGATGATTGTAAGACTAGTACTGATGTGGAAGAGTTGGAGTTTTTGAAGCAAAAATATTTGGTATTGCTTGACCAAATTAATCAGAGAATATTGGGATATGATAGCTCTACTTGGTCTGTGGAAAGTGGAAAAGAAGTTGTTACTAGTAGTGGCTGCACTCCTTTTAGTATTGAAGAAGTTATTACTAGTAGTAGCAGCAATCCTTTTACTACTGAAGAAGTTATTACTAGTAGTGGCAACACTCCTTTTAGTACTGAGGAAGAgtattttgactttgactttgacacCACTTCTTTTGAGGAAGAGTTTGGTATTTCCTTGGCTGATTTATGGTCTTGA